One window of Sinorhizobium numidicum genomic DNA carries:
- a CDS encoding acyl-CoA dehydrogenase, which produces MYKAPIDEIAFTLKHVAGMDGALTAGRFGELGEDLVDAILSEAGRFATEEIAPLAEIGDRQGARLIDGAVQTPEGWRDLYRNWIGGGWNGLTAPEAFGGQNLPHMLHVAAMEMWNGGSMAFALAPTLTMGAIEALEKHGSDALKATFLGKMVSGEWMGTMNLTEPNAGSDLGALKTRAERRADGSYRIFGQKIFITWGEHDFTDNIIHFVLARLPDAPPGTKGISLFLVPKFLVNTDGTLGARNDLFCHSLEHKLGIHGSPTCTMIYGDGRFGAEKGAIGYLIGEEHRGLACMFTMMNNARLAVGIQGVAIAEAATQKAIAYAKERTQGRAPGWSGEGMSPIIEHPDIARTLLTMKALTQGSRAIAYACAHAVDMAHASRGDEARHWQERSSLLTPIAKSFATDAGVDVASMGIQVHGGMGFIEETGAARYLRDARIAPIYEGTNGIQAIDLVIRKLPQSDGAHVRGFIGELGQVAAAVRASNRQGFGETASRLDAAIADLAATTEWLLAALGSEKLADALSGATPYQRLFGLVLTGVYLAKGGLAEAGDGKQDARISLCRFAAENLLAETAALRDRVVNGAESLATARAVLN; this is translated from the coding sequence ATGTACAAGGCGCCAATTGACGAGATTGCATTCACCCTGAAGCATGTGGCCGGCATGGACGGTGCTCTGACCGCGGGCAGATTCGGCGAACTCGGCGAAGATCTCGTCGATGCGATCCTTTCGGAAGCGGGTCGTTTTGCAACGGAAGAGATAGCGCCTCTCGCCGAGATTGGCGACCGGCAGGGCGCACGCCTGATTGATGGGGCTGTCCAGACGCCCGAGGGCTGGCGCGACCTCTATCGCAATTGGATCGGCGGCGGGTGGAATGGTCTGACGGCACCGGAGGCCTTCGGCGGACAGAACCTGCCGCACATGCTGCATGTCGCCGCGATGGAAATGTGGAACGGCGGCTCGATGGCCTTCGCCCTCGCTCCCACGCTGACCATGGGTGCTATCGAGGCGTTGGAAAAACACGGCTCCGACGCTCTGAAGGCAACTTTTCTCGGGAAGATGGTTTCGGGCGAATGGATGGGGACCATGAATCTGACGGAGCCGAATGCCGGCTCCGACCTAGGCGCGCTCAAGACCCGCGCTGAACGCCGCGCGGACGGCAGCTACCGCATTTTCGGCCAGAAGATCTTCATTACCTGGGGCGAGCACGACTTTACCGATAACATCATCCATTTCGTGCTGGCGCGATTGCCCGATGCGCCACCCGGCACGAAAGGAATTTCGCTATTTCTTGTGCCGAAATTCCTCGTCAACACGGATGGCACGCTCGGTGCCCGCAACGATCTCTTTTGCCACTCGCTTGAGCACAAGCTTGGCATCCATGGATCGCCGACCTGCACCATGATCTACGGCGACGGCAGGTTCGGTGCGGAGAAGGGAGCGATCGGTTATCTCATCGGCGAGGAACATCGCGGGCTCGCCTGCATGTTCACGATGATGAACAATGCCCGGCTTGCCGTGGGGATACAAGGGGTCGCCATCGCCGAAGCCGCTACCCAGAAGGCGATTGCCTACGCCAAGGAGCGTACGCAGGGCAGGGCGCCCGGATGGAGCGGTGAAGGCATGAGCCCGATCATCGAGCATCCGGATATCGCCCGCACATTGCTGACGATGAAGGCGCTGACCCAAGGGTCGCGTGCCATCGCCTACGCCTGCGCACACGCAGTCGACATGGCGCACGCCAGCCGGGGCGACGAAGCCCGTCATTGGCAGGAACGCTCAAGCCTGCTGACCCCGATTGCCAAGTCCTTCGCAACCGATGCCGGCGTCGATGTCGCCTCGATGGGCATTCAGGTGCATGGCGGCATGGGCTTCATCGAGGAAACCGGGGCGGCCCGGTACCTGCGCGACGCGCGAATCGCACCGATCTATGAAGGCACCAACGGTATCCAGGCGATCGATCTCGTCATCCGCAAGTTGCCGCAGTCCGACGGCGCTCATGTGCGCGGTTTCATTGGTGAACTCGGCCAGGTCGCCGCTGCCGTCAGGGCATCGAACAGGCAGGGATTTGGCGAGACGGCATCGCGGCTCGACGCTGCGATCGCCGATCTCGCGGCGACGACCGAATGGCTGCTGGCAGCGCTGGGAAGCGAAAAACTCGCCGATGCACTCTCCGGCGCCACCCCCTATCAGCGCCTGTTCGGTCTGGTGCTGACCGGCGTCTATCTCGCCAAGGGAGGGCTCGCCGAAGCCGGCGATGGAAAGCAGGATGCGCGCATCAGCCTCTGCCGCTTCGCCGCGGAAAATCTTTTGGCAGAGACAGCCGCGCTCAGAGACCGTGTCGTCAATGGCGCGGAGAGCCTTGCAACCGCCCGCGCCGTTCTCAATTGA
- a CDS encoding crotonase/enoyl-CoA hydratase family protein yields the protein MTDHVLVERPEASPGVQVIRFNRPEKKNAITREMYAKMTKALTVAGEDPAVRVTAFLGTEGCFSAGNDMADFLTFAMGGSMGGEVLDFLQALAGAAKPVVSGVDGLAIGIGTTIHLHCDLTVASARSVFRTPFVDLALVPEAASSLIAPRIMGHQRAFALLAAGEPLEAASALDAGLIWKVVDEDTVETETLSLAARLAKKPPEALRIARDLIRGDRKDVLARIDEEAAHFSAQLKSAEARAAFEAFMRR from the coding sequence ATGACTGACCACGTGCTCGTAGAACGGCCGGAGGCCTCTCCCGGTGTCCAGGTCATCCGTTTCAACCGGCCGGAGAAGAAGAACGCCATCACGCGCGAGATGTACGCCAAGATGACGAAGGCACTGACGGTCGCCGGAGAAGATCCCGCTGTCCGTGTGACTGCCTTCCTCGGAACGGAAGGGTGTTTTTCGGCCGGCAACGACATGGCCGATTTCCTGACCTTTGCCATGGGCGGCAGTATGGGAGGCGAAGTTCTGGACTTCCTCCAGGCGCTCGCGGGCGCGGCGAAGCCCGTTGTTTCCGGGGTCGATGGATTGGCGATCGGCATCGGTACGACGATCCATCTGCATTGCGATCTCACAGTGGCTTCCGCCCGTTCGGTTTTCAGGACTCCTTTTGTCGACCTGGCGCTCGTTCCGGAAGCCGCCTCAAGCCTGATTGCACCGCGCATCATGGGGCATCAGCGCGCTTTTGCGCTTTTGGCAGCCGGTGAGCCGCTTGAGGCCGCCAGTGCGCTGGACGCCGGACTGATCTGGAAAGTTGTCGACGAGGATACCGTGGAAACCGAAACGCTCTCGCTCGCAGCGCGCCTCGCCAAGAAGCCGCCGGAGGCGCTGCGCATTGCACGCGATCTCATCCGCGGCGACCGCAAGGATGTCCTCGCGCGGATCGACGAGGAGGCGGCGCACTTTTCGGCGCAATTGAAGAGCGCCGAAGCGCGTGCCGCTTTCGAGGCATTCATGCGCCGCTAG
- the mcpU gene encoding methyl-accepting chemotaxis protein McpU — translation MTRILLAASCVVVGAFAGFSVYIDALQRDTTTKAVEENISSSGNQAAQSVANWLNGRVTLTAMAADAAGSASDEAGILAALKNDVLTGEFMSTYVGNEAGKFITWPEMPLPEGYDPRQRPWYQQAVKADARVLTEPYIDASSGDVIISAAVPVKHDGKLYGVAASDFSLKTLVSMINDIDVGSKGFAFLASKDGQILVHPDAKLVTKTLADAFPVDTPVIGSGIMHSELDGKSMLVSFVPVQGLPSVEWYVGFALDADVAYSAISQFRVAATVATLLAVGAMIVFLATLLSRLVIRPVTDMTGAMEKLAAGNLAVAIPGEERRDQIGSMAAAVAVFRANAVERVRLEEEADANRSLSERERLEREAQKARDAADVQHAVEALATGLGRLADGDLAYRIDSPFADRLDRLRDDFNNSVARLHDTLCAVGTNARAIDAGASEIRSAADDLARRTEQQAASVEETAAALEEITTTVKDSAHRAEEVGALVARTREGAEKSGEVVQNAVHAMHAIEKSSGEISNIIGVIDDIAFQTNLLALNAGVEAARAGEAGKGFAVVAQEVRELAQRSANAAKEIKALITTSGEQVRSGVTLVGDTGKALEAIVAEVQEINKHVSAIVTATREQSTGLQEINTAVNTMDQGTQQNAAMVEEQTAASHGLAQEAAALNALLAQFKLGDILASASPAKSHRRRAA, via the coding sequence ATGACGCGCATCCTTCTTGCGGCGTCCTGCGTTGTCGTCGGTGCCTTCGCAGGTTTTTCCGTCTATATCGATGCGCTTCAGCGTGACACGACCACGAAGGCAGTCGAGGAGAATATTTCCTCTTCCGGCAACCAGGCAGCTCAGAGCGTCGCCAACTGGCTGAACGGCCGGGTGACGTTGACCGCCATGGCGGCGGATGCGGCCGGCAGCGCCTCCGACGAAGCCGGCATCCTGGCCGCGTTGAAGAATGACGTTCTTACCGGCGAGTTCATGTCCACCTATGTCGGCAATGAAGCGGGCAAGTTCATTACGTGGCCCGAGATGCCGCTGCCGGAAGGCTACGACCCGCGCCAACGCCCCTGGTATCAGCAGGCGGTGAAGGCCGATGCTCGCGTTCTCACCGAGCCTTATATCGACGCGTCGAGCGGCGACGTCATCATCAGCGCAGCTGTTCCGGTCAAGCATGACGGCAAGCTTTATGGCGTGGCCGCGAGCGACTTCTCCCTGAAGACCCTGGTCTCCATGATCAACGATATCGATGTCGGCAGCAAAGGTTTCGCGTTTCTCGCGAGCAAGGACGGGCAGATCCTCGTCCATCCGGATGCAAAGCTCGTGACGAAGACGCTCGCTGACGCCTTCCCGGTCGATACGCCGGTGATCGGCAGCGGCATCATGCATAGCGAGCTTGACGGCAAATCGATGCTGGTAAGCTTCGTGCCGGTGCAGGGACTTCCATCGGTCGAATGGTATGTCGGCTTCGCCCTCGATGCGGACGTCGCCTATTCGGCGATCAGCCAGTTCCGCGTGGCCGCGACCGTCGCGACGCTTCTCGCCGTCGGTGCCATGATCGTCTTTCTCGCGACCCTTCTCAGCCGTCTCGTCATCCGCCCGGTGACCGACATGACGGGTGCGATGGAGAAGCTTGCCGCCGGCAATCTCGCTGTTGCGATTCCGGGGGAAGAGCGCCGGGACCAGATCGGCTCAATGGCGGCGGCGGTTGCCGTTTTCCGCGCCAATGCGGTCGAACGGGTTCGGCTTGAAGAAGAAGCGGATGCCAACCGCTCGCTGTCGGAACGTGAACGCCTCGAGCGCGAAGCACAGAAGGCTCGCGATGCGGCGGACGTGCAGCATGCAGTCGAAGCGCTGGCGACGGGCCTCGGCCGGCTCGCGGACGGCGATCTCGCCTATCGCATCGACAGCCCGTTCGCCGATCGCCTCGATCGTCTCAGGGACGACTTCAACAATTCGGTCGCCAGGCTGCACGATACGCTGTGTGCGGTCGGCACCAATGCACGCGCCATCGATGCCGGCGCCAGCGAGATCCGCTCTGCCGCCGACGATCTTGCCCGCCGCACCGAACAGCAGGCGGCTTCTGTCGAGGAAACTGCTGCAGCGCTCGAGGAAATCACCACCACTGTCAAGGACTCGGCGCACCGAGCAGAGGAAGTCGGTGCGCTCGTCGCCCGCACCCGTGAAGGGGCGGAAAAGTCCGGCGAAGTGGTGCAGAACGCCGTCCACGCGATGCACGCAATCGAAAAATCATCCGGCGAGATCTCGAACATCATCGGCGTCATCGACGACATCGCCTTCCAGACCAACCTCTTGGCGCTGAATGCCGGCGTCGAAGCCGCCCGCGCGGGCGAGGCCGGCAAGGGCTTTGCCGTCGTCGCTCAGGAAGTGCGCGAGCTCGCCCAGCGTTCGGCCAATGCCGCGAAGGAAATCAAGGCGTTGATCACTACCTCCGGCGAACAGGTGCGCTCCGGCGTGACGCTCGTCGGCGACACCGGCAAAGCGCTGGAAGCAATCGTCGCCGAGGTTCAGGAGATCAACAAGCACGTAAGCGCGATCGTCACCGCGACTCGCGAACAGTCAACCGGGCTCCAGGAGATCAACACGGCCGTCAACACCATGGACCAGGGTACGCAGCAGAACGCGGCCATGGTCGAGGAACAGACGGCGGCAAGCCACGGTCTTGCCCAGGAAGCGGCTGCGCTCAATGCGCTGCTCGCACAGTTCAAACTTGGAGACATACTGGCGTCCGCCAGCCCGGCCAAGAGCCATCGCCGCCGCGCGGCCTGA